One Corynebacterium uterequi DNA segment encodes these proteins:
- a CDS encoding metal ABC transporter ATP-binding protein — protein MNTVAECRNLTVDYGTNRALDDVSVTIPEGLVTGIIGPNGSGKSTLLKAMLGLTPATGDVLFFGGRLDDVRRRVGYMPQSASVDWDFPITVRDVVLMGTYGDLGWFRRPGAKHKAIADEAMEHTGIADLARRQIGQLSGGQRQRVFLARTLAQKPDLLVMDEPFAGIDAASEAAILKVLRDLKDKSIVLVHHDLGTVRDICDGAIVLKAGRLVASGPQALDPEVLERAYDIKVA, from the coding sequence GTGAACACCGTCGCCGAATGCCGGAATTTGACCGTCGACTACGGCACTAATCGTGCCCTCGACGACGTGAGTGTCACCATCCCCGAGGGCTTGGTCACGGGGATCATCGGCCCGAACGGATCCGGAAAGTCCACGTTGCTCAAGGCCATGCTCGGCCTCACCCCGGCGACCGGCGACGTCCTCTTCTTCGGCGGCCGCCTCGACGACGTGCGTCGTCGCGTCGGCTACATGCCGCAGTCCGCCAGCGTCGACTGGGACTTCCCCATCACCGTGCGCGACGTGGTCCTCATGGGCACGTACGGGGATCTCGGGTGGTTCCGCCGCCCCGGCGCTAAGCACAAAGCCATCGCCGACGAGGCGATGGAACACACCGGCATCGCCGACCTGGCGCGCCGGCAGATCGGGCAGCTCTCCGGCGGCCAGCGCCAGCGAGTCTTCTTGGCCCGCACCCTGGCACAGAAGCCGGACCTGCTCGTCATGGACGAACCCTTCGCCGGCATCGACGCCGCCAGCGAAGCCGCCATCCTCAAGGTTCTGCGCGACCTCAAAGACAAGTCCATCGTCCTCGTCCACCACGACCTCGGCACGGTGCGCGACATCTGCGACGGGGCCATCGTCTTGAAGGCCGGGCGCCTGGTAGCCTCCGGCCCGCAGGCTCTGGACCCGGAGGTCTTGGAACGCGCCTATGACATCAAGGTCGCGTGA
- a CDS encoding metal-dependent transcriptional regulator — MHVNDLSGRAQDYLKVLWDLEELHGAPTPMREITHRVDQKASTATEAIKRLDAAGLVTHIPYTGVSLTDAGRVLAVQMVRRHRLAESLLVTVMGYTWDEVHDDAEILEHAMSDIFIDRVDSLLGYPTRDPHGDPIPRADGVTEPLSQVTLAEVGHQEVTVEQVSDLDPEVLRTLFDVGVVPGARVAVRSRDGDTCSLAVNGADVVVPAHILQEIRVIP; from the coding sequence ATGCATGTGAATGATCTATCGGGGCGAGCACAGGATTACCTTAAGGTTTTGTGGGATCTAGAGGAGCTCCACGGAGCACCCACGCCGATGCGTGAGATTACTCACAGGGTGGATCAGAAGGCATCGACGGCGACCGAAGCCATCAAGAGGCTCGACGCCGCCGGCCTCGTTACCCACATCCCCTACACCGGCGTCAGCCTCACCGACGCCGGCCGCGTCCTAGCCGTGCAAATGGTGCGCCGGCACCGCCTCGCCGAATCGCTGCTGGTTACCGTGATGGGCTACACGTGGGACGAGGTGCACGACGACGCTGAGATCCTCGAACACGCCATGAGCGATATCTTCATCGACCGCGTGGACAGCCTGCTTGGCTACCCGACGCGGGACCCACACGGTGACCCCATCCCGCGCGCCGACGGGGTGACGGAGCCGCTCTCTCAGGTCACGCTCGCCGAGGTCGGCCACCAGGAGGTCACCGTCGAGCAGGTCAGCGACCTCGACCCCGAGGTGCTGCGCACGCTCTTCGACGTCGGCGTCGTGCCCGGGGCGCGGGTGGCCGTCCGGTCTCGCGATGGGGACACGTGTAGCCTCGCGGTCAACGGCGCCGACGTCGTCGTCCCCGCACACATTCTTCAGGAGATTCGAGTCATCCCATGA
- a CDS encoding metal ABC transporter substrate-binding protein: protein MFLKKAATVSLALVTAGTLVACSTNSSTGSSSASSGASDAPSAAKDDQLTVYATTGYLADAVANIAPDAEVITMVGPGGDPHTYQPSTQDIQQIQDADVVVWNGLHLEAQMIDQLEALGDKQVAVGDKLPEDLLLPWEDNLHDPHIWNSPDAWTIVVDEVANKLSEINPDDAKTYAENADAYQAKIAEADKKAEEALAGVKNRILVTGHDAFNYFGATYDFEVHATDFVSTEAAKSASEISDLADYIVENKVKVIFQDNQANPQAITALKEAVQSRGWDVEISDTELFADTLGSEAPVDTYLGVFEHNASSIAEELSE, encoded by the coding sequence ATGTTCTTGAAGAAGGCGGCTACCGTCTCGTTGGCCCTGGTCACCGCAGGCACCCTCGTCGCATGCTCGACGAACAGCAGCACCGGCAGCAGCTCTGCCAGCTCCGGCGCGTCCGACGCCCCCAGCGCAGCCAAGGACGACCAGCTCACCGTGTACGCCACCACCGGCTACCTGGCTGACGCCGTCGCCAACATCGCCCCCGACGCCGAGGTCATCACCATGGTCGGCCCGGGCGGCGACCCCCACACCTACCAGCCCTCCACGCAGGACATCCAGCAGATTCAGGACGCGGACGTCGTCGTGTGGAACGGCCTGCACCTCGAGGCTCAGATGATCGACCAGCTCGAAGCCCTCGGCGACAAGCAGGTCGCCGTCGGTGACAAGCTCCCCGAGGACCTGCTGCTGCCGTGGGAGGACAACCTCCACGACCCGCACATCTGGAACTCCCCCGATGCCTGGACCATCGTTGTCGACGAGGTCGCCAACAAGCTCAGCGAGATCAACCCGGACGACGCCAAGACCTACGCCGAGAACGCGGACGCCTACCAGGCGAAGATCGCCGAGGCCGACAAGAAGGCCGAGGAGGCCCTCGCCGGCGTGAAGAACCGCATCCTCGTCACCGGCCACGACGCCTTCAACTACTTCGGCGCCACCTACGACTTCGAGGTTCACGCCACCGACTTCGTCTCCACCGAGGCCGCCAAGTCCGCCAGCGAGATCTCTGATCTGGCCGACTACATCGTGGAGAACAAGGTCAAGGTCATCTTCCAGGACAACCAGGCCAACCCGCAGGCCATCACCGCCCTGAAGGAAGCCGTCCAGTCCCGCGGCTGGGACGTGGAGATCTCCGACACCGAGCTCTTCGCCGACACCCTCGGCTCCGAGGCCCCGGTGGACACCTACCTCGGCGTCTTCGAGCACAACGCCTCCTCCATCGCTGAGGAGCTGAGCGAGTAG